One Thermoanaerobacter pseudethanolicus ATCC 33223 genomic window, AGACCCAAGCTGGAATAATAAAACTATTGTTTGTACTAAAACACTGTACAACTATATAGATAGAGGATTATTAAAAGTTAAAAACATTGATTTACCTTTAAAACTACGTTTAAAACCAAGAAAGAAACAAAATCGTAAAAATAAACGTATTATGGGTAAAAGTATTGATTTTAGGCCTAAAGAAGTTGAAAGCCGTGAAGTTTTTGGGCATTGGGAAATAGATACGTTAATTGGCAAGAAATCTAATGACAAGGTCCTTTTAACATTAATAGAGCGTAAGACTCGCCATGAAATAATATTCTTATTAGATGCAAAAGACAATAAATCTGTTAAAGATGCATTATCAAAATTAAAAGATATGTTTGGTGACAATTTAAGCAAGGTCTTTAAAACAATAACATCTGATAATGGTACAGAGTTTAGTGATTTAGAAAGTGCTCTTTTAGAATATGGCGTAGAAGTATATTATACACATCCATATTCATCTTGGGAAAGAGCTACAAATGAACGACATAACGGTCTTATACGACGTTTCATCCCTAAAGGTAAAAGTATTAAAGATTTATCTATAGATACGATAAAGAGAGTAGAAAACTGGCTTAATAACCTTCCACGAAAATTGTTAAATTACAAAACGCCTAAGGAATACTTTTATGAAGAGCTGGCAAAAATCTGTTAAGCCCATCCATTATAAAGTTTAGAGCTCGTTCGTGATTTGTCAAGGGGCAGGCTTCGCCTGACTTTAACCCTTGACAAATCACGACCTTCGCTCAACTTGTTAACTAAGATGGGCTTAAGGTTATATATGATTTGTTCCAAATCCTATATCTACATGATTTTCATTAGGTGTTGCATTTAATATTGCAATTTATAAGAAAAAATTTAAGAAAGAGTACAAAAAAAAGTTCTTGACTTTACAGTTTCAAAGTGATAACATAGATTACAACATGCAAAATTGAATATAATATTACACACAAACCTCTTATCAAGAGTGGTGGAGGGACTGGCCCGATGAAACCCGGCAACCGGCATTTATATGCGTCTGGTGCCAAATCCTGCAGGTTAGGGTGTCTAACCTGAGAGATGAGAGGAGTGGCGGATTATTAGGCCCTCTTCTCATTGAGAAGAGGGCCTAAAAATTTATTTGGAGGTGTGACATGAAAATAAAAATCGGATTATTAGGACTTGGAACAGTAGGAACAGGAGTATATAAATTGATAACTTCAAGAGGAGGTCATATAAGGGAGAGTACAGGGGTTTATCCTGAGATAAAGAAGATACTCGTGAAAAATCTCAATAAGCCAAGGAAAGTGAAGGTAGAAGGACTACTTACCCAAAATGCTGAAGAAATTTTGAAAGATAAAGAGATAAAAATAGTCATTGAAGCAATAGGAGGCATTTCTCCAGCTTACGAATATGTGAAGGAAGCCTTGTCTTCAGGGAAGCATGTAATCACTGCAAATAAAGAATTGATGGCTAAACATGGGGAAGATTTAAATGAAACAGCAAAAAAAAATGGAGTGTTTT contains:
- a CDS encoding IS30 family transposase, translated to MVHNNDTTKKRSFKHLSSYERGEIYALLKEGRSIRYIAKKLNRSPSTISREIKRGTTTQLRSDLSSYTSYFPETGQAIYEKNRSNCGAKFKVAKAEDFLKYAENKILNEKWSPDAVVGYCKKDPSWNNKTIVCTKTLYNYIDRGLLKVKNIDLPLKLRLKPRKKQNRKNKRIMGKSIDFRPKEVESREVFGHWEIDTLIGKKSNDKVLLTLIERKTRHEIIFLLDAKDNKSVKDALSKLKDMFGDNLSKVFKTITSDNGTEFSDLESALLEYGVEVYYTHPYSSWERATNERHNGLIRRFIPKGKSIKDLSIDTIKRVENWLNNLPRKLLNYKTPKEYFYEELAKIC